One window from the genome of Clostridiales bacterium encodes:
- a CDS encoding ATP-binding cassette domain-containing protein produces MASLSLRNVTKTYPQAVRKKKGGDNSLRTGSFTAVKDFNMEIADGEFVVFVGPSGCGKSTTLRMIAGLEHITSGELYIGDKLVNNVQPMNRDIAMVFQSYALYPHMTAYNNIAFGLRMRKIHVAVVDQNGQPVLKINRKKLKELAKEIKSIEKKLSDTIDPPSEDDRSALVDKKAKLEEEYKYYESTPVPSYKLKHIAKSVIDEKVKWAAKVLGIEDILQNKPSAMSGGQRQRIALGRAIVREPKVMLLDEPLSNLDAKLRTQMRSELVRLHNELKTTFIYVTHDQVEAMTMGTRIVVMKDGIVQQIDTPTNLFDYPDNRFVAGFIGTPQMNFFDVTVKKIGKKMCVTFISGEKAELSLEKLRPFDERYLDGDEHKAVMGIRGAALLVGKGENVITATVNITEVLGDTTQIYARLDGMDKDIVICGSERVVYSSGDKINVSFGESSLHFFDADSGASILKRE; encoded by the coding sequence ATGGCAAGTCTTTCTTTGAGGAACGTCACAAAAACATATCCGCAAGCGGTGCGTAAGAAAAAGGGTGGCGATAATTCGCTTCGTACCGGCAGCTTCACGGCGGTCAAAGACTTTAATATGGAGATCGCGGACGGGGAGTTCGTCGTTTTTGTTGGACCATCGGGGTGCGGGAAATCCACGACGCTTCGAATGATCGCGGGGTTGGAGCATATTACATCCGGCGAATTGTACATAGGGGATAAACTCGTAAACAATGTGCAACCTATGAATAGGGATATTGCAATGGTTTTTCAAAGCTATGCGCTTTATCCGCACATGACCGCGTACAACAACATTGCGTTCGGGCTGAGGATGCGCAAGATTCATGTTGCCGTTGTAGACCAAAACGGTCAACCGGTGCTTAAGATCAACAGGAAAAAGCTTAAAGAGCTTGCAAAAGAGATCAAAAGCATTGAAAAAAAGCTCAGTGATACTATCGATCCGCCGAGCGAAGATGATAGGAGCGCTTTGGTAGATAAAAAAGCAAAGCTCGAGGAAGAATATAAATATTACGAAAGCACGCCCGTGCCCTCCTATAAGCTCAAGCATATTGCCAAGTCCGTTATCGACGAAAAGGTGAAGTGGGCGGCAAAGGTACTCGGTATAGAGGATATCCTGCAAAACAAGCCTTCGGCTATGTCGGGCGGACAACGTCAACGCATCGCGCTCGGGCGTGCCATAGTGCGCGAACCGAAGGTCATGCTTCTGGACGAACCGCTCAGTAACCTCGATGCAAAGCTGCGCACTCAAATGCGTTCGGAGCTCGTGCGACTTCATAACGAGCTGAAAACGACTTTTATCTATGTAACGCACGATCAAGTGGAAGCTATGACAATGGGAACGCGTATCGTCGTAATGAAAGACGGCATAGTTCAGCAAATAGATACGCCGACAAACCTGTTCGATTATCCCGATAACCGTTTTGTTGCCGGATTTATCGGCACGCCCCAAATGAATTTTTTCGACGTTACGGTCAAAAAGATCGGTAAAAAAATGTGTGTGACTTTTATATCCGGCGAGAAAGCGGAATTATCGCTTGAAAAGCTTCGTCCGTTTGACGAACGGTATTTGGACGGTGATGAGCATAAAGCCGTCATGGGCATTCGCGGTGCGGCGCTTCTTGTCGGGAAGGGCGAGAACGTCATAACCGCTACTGTCAATATAACCGAGGTTTTGGGCGACACTACGCAGATCTATGCGCGCCTTGACGGCATGGATAAAGACATTGTTATATGCGGCTCGGAGCGTGTAGTGTATTCTTCCGGCGATAAGATAAACGTGTCATTCGGCGAATCGAGCTTGCATTTCTTCGATGCGGATAGCGGCGCGTCCATACTCAAACGAGAGTAG
- a CDS encoding extracellular solute-binding protein — MKKTGKKLVSTLCAIAVCCSVCGAAVGCGNPFVEEEEQADTTKVQLYVGNFNQGFGKKWLEDAAARFCELKKDETGYAEGKTGVQIIIDDVSIGDSLIGSVGNERSEIIFNESMDYYSWIKRGNVRDITEIVTGDLGDFGEADNTIYDKMYPSAQSFYRYTDDKFYGIPFYESTFGIIYDRDVFENNNLYMDKNGRFTLSSQTDSNASSGPDGDAATTIDNGLPATFSEFYALCDEMKRKGLQPFTWTGRNDNYISRFIQSMSMYLDGYENSRIHFDLQGTATKLVDRIENGVAILKEPTEISQSDAYKMYESAGKYYTLEFLNNILSRNYDYSAKRGNTAYNHTNAQDDFVTNNTKRHKNSLGKDIAMLIDGTWFLNEAAGTFTDLSKTEPNASASIRQFGLMPLPHPDDWGPQKFTYVDTNQTLCCVTKNADESKMKLISDFIKFLHTDAELEAFTKSTSTLRAFKYIDGMDTSGDGFTPYAKQLIELKKFIGSDVIYPISDNAVFANNTNKLFFSHEEFLSSAVGASTLKYPNRVMVGSTPTSEKTYFDGLKAYHNATWWNGIIE; from the coding sequence ATGAAAAAAACAGGTAAAAAACTCGTAAGCACTTTATGCGCGATCGCGGTGTGCTGTTCGGTGTGCGGTGCCGCCGTCGGGTGCGGCAATCCATTCGTAGAGGAAGAGGAACAGGCCGATACGACCAAGGTGCAGCTGTACGTGGGCAATTTCAATCAGGGGTTCGGCAAAAAGTGGCTCGAGGACGCGGCGGCGCGCTTTTGCGAGCTTAAAAAGGACGAAACGGGCTATGCCGAAGGCAAGACCGGCGTGCAGATCATTATCGATGACGTATCTATCGGCGACAGCTTGATAGGGTCGGTCGGGAACGAGCGTTCGGAAATAATATTCAACGAAAGCATGGATTATTACAGTTGGATAAAGCGCGGAAACGTTCGGGATATTACCGAAATAGTGACGGGTGATCTCGGCGATTTTGGCGAAGCGGACAACACAATATACGACAAAATGTATCCGTCCGCGCAGTCGTTCTATCGCTATACGGACGATAAATTTTACGGTATACCGTTTTATGAGTCTACGTTCGGCATTATTTACGACCGCGACGTGTTTGAGAATAATAATCTTTATATGGATAAAAACGGCAGATTTACTTTGTCTTCTCAAACGGATTCAAACGCTTCTTCGGGGCCCGACGGCGACGCTGCGACGACAATAGACAACGGACTTCCCGCAACCTTCAGTGAGTTTTACGCGCTGTGCGACGAGATGAAACGCAAGGGCTTGCAGCCGTTTACTTGGACGGGCAGAAACGACAACTATATTTCGCGCTTCATTCAATCTATGTCGATGTATCTCGACGGATATGAGAACAGCAGGATACATTTCGATCTTCAAGGCACCGCGACCAAGCTCGTAGATCGCATAGAAAACGGCGTCGCCATACTTAAAGAACCGACGGAGATAAGTCAAAGCGACGCGTACAAAATGTACGAATCGGCGGGCAAGTATTATACGCTCGAATTTTTGAACAATATTTTAAGCCGTAACTACGATTATTCCGCAAAACGCGGAAACACGGCGTATAATCACACGAACGCGCAGGACGACTTTGTCACAAATAATACCAAACGCCATAAAAACTCACTCGGGAAGGACATCGCTATGCTTATCGACGGCACTTGGTTCTTGAACGAAGCCGCCGGAACATTTACCGATTTGTCCAAGACCGAGCCCAATGCGAGCGCAAGCATACGCCAATTCGGGCTTATGCCGTTGCCTCATCCCGACGATTGGGGCCCGCAAAAATTCACGTACGTAGACACCAATCAAACTTTGTGCTGCGTGACCAAAAACGCGGACGAGTCTAAAATGAAACTGATAAGCGACTTTATCAAGTTCTTGCATACCGACGCAGAACTCGAGGCTTTTACAAAAAGCACGAGTACTCTTCGCGCTTTCAAGTATATAGACGGTATGGATACGTCGGGCGACGGGTTCACGCCCTATGCCAAACAGCTTATAGAGCTGAAAAAATTTATAGGATCGGACGTTATATATCCGATATCCGACAACGCCGTTTTTGCCAACAATACGAATAAACTATTCTTCAGTCACGAGGAATTTCTGTCGAGTGCGGTCGGCGCGAGCACGCTCAAATATCCTAATCGCGTAATGGTAGGCAGTACGCCTACGAGTGAGAAAACCTATTTCGACGGACTTAAAGCGTATCACAATGCAACGTGGTGGAACGGTATCATAGAATGA
- a CDS encoding sugar ABC transporter permease codes for MKKKNANSAAENATLDTATTVADVTDKIADADTVERSTVAPRNDFGARTKTLLKKIKTNFLFNWRDYLFYFVLVIIPVVQFAIMYVAVNFNSILMSFQSYDKDTGVFSWTGLDNYKAFFTELGTNSLWKTMFINSTIAFLVAQFITKSLAVFFSYYIYKKHFGYKVFRVILFIPSIISSVVTVAVFSQFIDGAFPSILNDWFGMTAQGGLANQETTFFWILFYNVWIAFGPSLLIYSSTMNDISPSVTEAAKIDGCKPFMEFFHIILPNIWPTYVVFTVATLASYFGNSLSIYAFYGSWADDRLYTFGYYLFRNAEIYKGSLEGYPYLSTIGVCFTVVLVPIVLGIRKLMLKLGPSTK; via the coding sequence ATGAAGAAGAAAAACGCAAACAGCGCCGCCGAGAACGCGACGCTCGATACAGCGACGACAGTTGCCGACGTTACCGATAAGATCGCTGACGCCGACACAGTCGAACGATCGACGGTCGCACCGAGAAACGATTTCGGCGCGCGCACGAAAACATTGCTCAAAAAGATCAAAACCAACTTTTTGTTCAACTGGCGCGACTATCTTTTTTATTTCGTTTTGGTGATAATCCCCGTCGTGCAGTTCGCGATAATGTACGTTGCGGTCAACTTCAACTCGATACTTATGTCCTTTCAGTCGTACGATAAGGACACGGGTGTGTTCAGTTGGACCGGGCTTGACAATTACAAAGCGTTTTTTACCGAACTCGGAACAAATTCACTTTGGAAAACGATGTTCATAAACTCGACCATAGCGTTTTTGGTCGCACAGTTTATAACGAAATCGCTTGCCGTGTTCTTTTCGTATTACATTTACAAAAAGCATTTCGGCTACAAGGTGTTCCGTGTGATATTGTTTATTCCGTCTATTATTTCGAGCGTCGTGACCGTGGCGGTGTTCTCTCAATTCATCGACGGCGCGTTCCCGAGCATATTGAACGATTGGTTCGGAATGACGGCGCAAGGCGGGCTCGCAAACCAAGAAACGACTTTCTTTTGGATATTGTTTTACAACGTTTGGATAGCGTTCGGTCCGTCGCTTTTGATATATTCGAGCACGATGAACGATATTTCTCCGTCGGTCACGGAAGCCGCTAAGATAGACGGCTGTAAGCCGTTTATGGAGTTTTTTCATATAATACTGCCCAACATCTGGCCCACATATGTGGTGTTTACCGTTGCAACGCTCGCGTCGTATTTCGGCAATAGCTTGAGCATATACGCGTTCTACGGCAGCTGGGCGGACGACAGGCTGTATACATTCGGATACTATTTATTCAGAAACGCCGAAATATACAAAGGCTCGCTCGAAGGCTATCCGTACTTAAGCACGATAGGCGTATGCTTTACGGTGGTGCTCGTGCCTATCGTGTTGGGCATAAGAAAGCTCATGCTTAAGCTTGGACCGAGCACTAAGTAG
- a CDS encoding carbohydrate ABC transporter permease, producing the protein MSNRKERLRDYGIKFKDSLTPFNIILFIGLLLLALSLVIPFVWAIITSLKSRLDFNADALGFPPQLYWQNYVDAYKNFTVSVAYGTGKRTYNIWGMLIFSLIYSLGGAVIQCAACVFVAYAVARFKNYKISKLLYGIVIVTMILPIVGALPSEIRVLKSLGLYNTLFGILFMKASFLGTYFLVFHSFFAGIPKDYYEAASLDGAGNFQILFKIILPMAKNLIFTVIILYFIGNWNDYNVSLVYAPSIPTLAYGLYNYNFSNVPEITSTPHKMAGAMMLFIPIMIFFCVFSDKLISGNLTMGGVKE; encoded by the coding sequence ATGTCAAACCGAAAGGAAAGGCTGCGCGATTACGGAATAAAGTTCAAAGATTCGCTCACGCCATTCAATATAATTTTGTTTATCGGATTATTGTTGCTCGCGCTGTCGCTTGTTATCCCGTTCGTGTGGGCGATCATAACGTCGTTAAAGTCAAGACTCGATTTTAACGCGGATGCGCTTGGGTTTCCACCGCAGCTATATTGGCAGAACTATGTGGACGCATATAAAAACTTTACTGTATCGGTAGCTTACGGAACGGGAAAACGCACCTACAATATTTGGGGCATGCTTATATTTTCGCTCATATATTCGCTCGGTGGTGCGGTAATACAGTGTGCGGCATGCGTATTCGTTGCTTATGCCGTCGCGCGGTTCAAAAATTACAAAATATCCAAGCTGCTGTACGGCATAGTGATTGTGACTATGATACTGCCCATTGTCGGCGCGTTGCCCAGCGAGATACGAGTACTTAAAAGCTTGGGGCTTTACAACACCCTATTCGGGATACTGTTTATGAAGGCTTCGTTTCTCGGCACGTACTTTTTGGTGTTTCACTCGTTCTTTGCCGGAATACCTAAGGACTATTACGAGGCGGCGAGCTTGGACGGTGCAGGCAACTTTCAGATCCTGTTTAAAATAATTTTGCCTATGGCGAAAAACCTGATTTTTACGGTAATAATTCTGTACTTTATAGGAAATTGGAACGATTACAATGTTTCGCTCGTGTATGCGCCGAGCATACCCACGCTTGCATACGGGTTGTACAATTACAACTTCTCCAACGTGCCGGAAATAACGAGCACGCCGCATAAAATGGCAGGCGCAATGATGTTGTTTATCCCGATCATGATCTTTTTCTGCGTGTTCTCCGATAAACTTATATCCGGCAATCTCACTATGGGAGGTGTAAAAGAATAA
- a CDS encoding DUF4838 domain-containing protein — translation MNEKINKTIGIALATVMICGMLAGCSDKNDNVLPPAEQPAETVLTGETPNLIPEDQTYTTFVLSDKGATEYSIVLPQNALDLCSFASVELRDRFAEATGGSMNIVRDNAVSGVNGGKYIFLDRTPFLPSDLDVTENTLGSNGYAIRTVGDDVYICGATERGTLNGVYEFLKCTVNYKFYAPELWQINDNTEDTLYMPDFDMSVVPAVDMPYIRTDHFVNPTATGRRYRVMGTDDIFINIYGAGYHVSTSYVRPAEYVNTHPEYFATEGNEALPNKVLCDTNGHVSQLCYNAHGDEQALEEMLEIEMKELKDSILREQSDPHQLMYAWYTQMDNYDWCGCDACKADTEKYGSPAGSIIKHANLLSAMLKEWIEEEGIGRRVNLVIYAYMNTTNAPTYFDDDIKMADNIALFYAPIRSNFVEDYHDIINETYYENLKNWTNALNGGGLMLWAYNLSYFGDYIAPHYGFDAFQQNVEIMTEEFDMDVFLASGDYENRNLPCFGMLKYYINAELMWDHTQDVSQLLDNYFNVCYRAAAQPMRQYFDRFCNFFNYTKEINNYDGSWTNATRETLNAEFYPLRELQAWLGYTDEAYAAIERYKDDDPMLYSGISTRILQETITPRYLITEIHKGSFDGEVFDEMLRTLDEDMLSLGIISRGEGGGRWY, via the coding sequence ATGAACGAAAAAATCAATAAAACGATCGGTATAGCGCTTGCGACGGTCATGATATGCGGTATGCTTGCCGGCTGTTCCGACAAGAACGATAATGTGTTACCTCCTGCTGAACAGCCCGCCGAAACGGTCTTGACGGGCGAAACGCCGAATCTTATACCCGAGGATCAAACGTATACGACGTTCGTGCTGTCCGATAAGGGCGCAACGGAATATTCGATAGTTTTGCCGCAGAACGCCCTCGATCTGTGTAGCTTTGCGTCGGTCGAGCTTCGTGATAGGTTTGCAGAAGCTACGGGCGGAAGCATGAATATAGTGCGCGACAACGCGGTTTCGGGCGTTAACGGCGGCAAGTATATATTCTTGGATCGAACGCCGTTTCTTCCGTCCGATCTCGACGTTACGGAAAATACTCTCGGTTCTAACGGCTATGCGATAAGGACGGTCGGCGACGATGTGTATATATGCGGTGCGACCGAGCGCGGCACGCTAAACGGCGTTTACGAATTTTTAAAGTGCACGGTCAATTACAAATTTTACGCGCCCGAGCTGTGGCAGATAAACGACAACACCGAGGATACTTTGTACATGCCCGACTTCGATATGAGTGTCGTGCCGGCTGTCGATATGCCGTACATCAGAACAGACCATTTTGTCAATCCAACGGCAACGGGTCGGCGTTACAGGGTGATGGGCACCGATGATATATTTATCAATATCTACGGCGCGGGTTATCACGTATCGACGAGTTACGTAAGACCTGCGGAATACGTAAATACGCACCCCGAATATTTTGCGACGGAAGGCAACGAGGCACTTCCCAACAAGGTCCTGTGCGATACCAACGGGCATGTTTCTCAGCTGTGCTACAATGCGCACGGCGATGAGCAAGCGCTCGAAGAAATGCTCGAGATAGAGATGAAGGAGCTTAAAGACTCGATTTTGCGTGAGCAGTCCGATCCGCATCAGCTCATGTACGCTTGGTACACGCAAATGGACAATTACGATTGGTGCGGCTGCGACGCTTGCAAGGCGGACACCGAAAAGTACGGTTCGCCCGCAGGCTCGATCATAAAGCACGCCAATCTTTTATCCGCAATGCTCAAGGAATGGATAGAAGAGGAGGGCATAGGCAGACGGGTCAACCTTGTTATATACGCGTACATGAATACGACCAATGCTCCTACCTATTTCGACGACGATATAAAGATGGCGGACAATATCGCGCTGTTCTATGCGCCGATACGCTCCAATTTTGTAGAGGATTATCACGACATAATAAACGAAACCTATTACGAAAATCTAAAGAATTGGACGAACGCGCTCAACGGCGGCGGACTTATGTTGTGGGCGTACAATCTTTCTTACTTCGGCGATTACATCGCGCCGCACTACGGCTTCGACGCGTTCCAGCAAAACGTTGAGATCATGACGGAAGAGTTCGACATGGACGTGTTTTTGGCGTCGGGCGACTACGAAAACAGAAATCTCCCGTGTTTCGGGATGCTTAAATATTATATCAACGCCGAACTGATGTGGGATCACACGCAGGACGTGTCGCAGCTGCTTGATAACTATTTCAACGTGTGCTACCGCGCCGCCGCGCAGCCGATGCGTCAATACTTCGACCGATTCTGTAATTTCTTTAACTATACGAAGGAAATAAACAACTACGACGGATCGTGGACCAACGCCACGCGCGAAACGCTGAACGCCGAGTTCTATCCGTTGCGCGAGCTTCAAGCCTGGCTCGGCTATACGGACGAGGCTTATGCGGCGATCGAAAGATATAAGGATGACGATCCCATGTTGTATTCGGGGATATCGACGCGCATATTGCAAGAAACCATAACGCCGCGCTACCTGATAACGGAAATTCATAAGGGCAGCTTTGACGGCGAGGTATTCGACGAAATGCTGCGAACGCTCGACGAGGATATGTTGAGCTTGGGTATTATATCTCGCGGCGAAGGAGGCGGAAGATGGTACTAA